The Siniperca chuatsi isolate FFG_IHB_CAS linkage group LG2, ASM2008510v1, whole genome shotgun sequence genome window below encodes:
- the ap5b1 gene encoding LOW QUALITY PROTEIN: AP-5 complex subunit beta-1 (The sequence of the model RefSeq protein was modified relative to this genomic sequence to represent the inferred CDS: deleted 2 bases in 1 codon) produces the protein MAVNWAERIAAFSRSPSRFLSGTTAEALLAELLRELRDDRASYSVKVLLLSPLCEYPTLLCPADPVGEETALELVSVFAQCPPKSVQFRCHLLLALTSVLVCTSCVSSRSRASQDFLDLLLQIAQDTSDLHADGAVRPLRATACDCLRELEACSPGLLSQRLELLGGLWQRETSRLHQAYAGLHTLVLRNAVYQLTQETGAGAEHLKALLGGNTSVAWEAEQDSGLLNNKDSAILSSLVLGPMGTVPSLQTGPDCKELRSVLSSLLEESYLLTPLCQAALLHRLTEVVAMVPGVPPAVFRAQLLRLLGTSEVCLLHATLLMKCAFTDSLFSAEDEAFILKRLVVLSQHPLLSTPEKLFYMACILHFPENRPISCGDGDETLPVLLTPRLASALVPTVFNDSTTMLARLNLLSLVYLEEGEEGEGEGQGLAYLYEHLTSLLHIVENGGSREIVVTCFRSAFLFLFYFCHVERYSDSLMEKLCKLYLRHTHLAPHLINLADQTQDKLAESSWAVGLLKALQGVITEAPLAQLTLQDLRWHLKMLARVAEEGEIAQHSSLSFLSSVITPSSSSLCLSGDWRLGNGLLGVCRRFLVHPSLDSLLIPLADVLQHLTCRYGDTDIQDHARLYYTLLTTLSREKLAGVLAQGSTEGGRQVKKRSLSCIVAESEGLTSMLTIHQTDKAIFRLTEAHSEPREETQTDKDSDLNQNETETCPGEAKAALKAYRAQFDDTSFASEITLNYQLTHIEAEDSRFHQLFSIHLHFSLTDDHYEELSDISVPCLFRERPSAKVRLRLKPRRPYPTTLRASAVFTTQDGLSWLTVLPDIHVAFQQAFMPPPAPPAWGRGGRLSLFEGLWDEISSESREKDQATSLFCCQLKEAALIALVEKHFLPYLISDLSDKEEFKVLFFLPPRLHMLLKIRSEEDTVHFNIATDSWLLLPHISSYLLTITSSQKDTHN, from the exons ATGGCGGTGAACTGGGCCGAGAGGATCGCTGCTTTCTCCCGCAGTCCGAGTCGCTTCCTCTCCGGGACCACGGCCGAGGCTCTCCTGGCAGAGCTGCTCCGTGAGCTCCGAGATGACAGAGCCAGTTACAGTGTCAAG GTCCTCCTGTTGTCTCCGCTATGTGAGTACCCGACTCTGCTGTGTCCCGCAGACCCGGTGGGTGAGGAGACAGCCCTGGAGCTCGTGTCAGTGTTCGCCCAGTGTCCTCCCAAGTCTGTCCAGTTTCGTTGTCACCTCCTCCTGGCCCTCACCTCCGTGCTAGTCTGCACCTCCTGCGTGAGCAGCCGTTCCCGTGCATCTCAAGACTTCCTGGACCTGCTCCTCCAGATAGCCCAGGACACCAGTGACCTACACGCTGACGGCGCCGTTCGTCCTTTACGGGCCACGGCTTGCGACTGCCTGCGGGAGCTGGAGGCCTGCTCTCCAGGCCTTCTCTCCCAGCGCCTGGAGCTCTTAGGTGGGCTCTGGCAGCGAGAAACCTCCCGGCTCCACCAGGCCTATGCAGGACTCCATACTCTGGTGTTAAGAAACGCCGTGTATCAGCTCACCCAGGAAACAGGAGCTGGTGCTGAGCATCTTAAGGCTCTCCTGGGAGGAAATACATCAGTTGCATGGGAAGCAGAGCAGGACTCAGGCCTGCTGAATAACAAAGACTCAGCCATACTGTCTTCTCTTGTCCTGGGACCTATGGGTACAGTGCCGAGCCTCCAGACCGGGCCTGATTGTAAGGAGTTGCGCTCAGTCCTGTCCTCCCTCCTGGAGGAGTCCTACCTTCTCACACCTCTGTGTCAGGCTGCACTGCTACACAGACTGACGGAGGTGGTTGCCATGGTGCCTGGTGTCCCTCCAGCCGTATTCAGAGCTCAGCTGCTGCGACTGCTGGGCACGAGCGAG GTTTGCCTCCTTCACGCCACTCTGCTGATGAAGTGTGCGTTCACAGACAGCCTGTTCAGCGCGGAAGACGAAGCTTTCATCCTCAAGCGGCTGGTCGTGCTCTCCCAGCACCCACTGCTGAGTACACCCGAGAAGCTTTTCTACATGGCCTGTATCCTGCACTTTCCCGAGAACCGGCCAATCAGCTGCGGCGATGGTGACGAGACCCTCCCTGTGCTGCTGACTCCACGGCTAGCCTCGGCTTTGGTGCCCACTGTGTTCAACGACAGCACCACCATGCTGGCCCGCCTCAACCTGCTGTCTCTGGTCTAcctggaggagggggaggagggggagggggag gggcagGGGCTGGCCTACCTCTATGAACACCTCACCTCGCTGCTACACATTGTGGAAAACGGAGGCAGCCGAGAGATTGTTGTTACATGCTTCAGATCCgccttcctcttccttttctaTTTCTGCCACGTGGAGCGCTACTCTGACAGCCTGATGGAGAAGCTGTGTAAGCTCTACCTCCGCCACACCCACCTGGCTCCACACCTCATCAACCTGGCCGACCAGACCCAGGACAAGCTCGCTGAGTCCAGCTGGGCTGTAGGGCTCCTGAAGGCCCTCCAGGGAGTCATCACCGAGGCCCCACTCGCCCAGCTCACCTTACAAGACCTCCGCTGGCACCTCAAGATGCTGGCTCGAGTGGCGGAGGAAGGAGAAATCGCCCAGCACAGCAGCCTCAGCTTCCTGTCCAGCGTCATCACTccgtcttcctcctctctgtgcttGAGTGGCGACTGGCGTCTGGGGAACGGCCTGCTGGGGGTTTGCCGCCGCTTCCTCGTCCACCCCAGCCTGGACTCGCTGCTCATCCCTCTGGCTGACGTGCTGCAGCATCTCACCTGCCGCTACGGAGACACAGACATCCAGGACCACGCCCGCCTCTACTACACCCTCCTGACCACGCTGTCCCGAGAGAAGCTGGCCGGTGTGTTGGCGCAGGGTTCAACCGAGGGAGGGCGGCAGGTCAAGAAGCGGTCGCTGTCCTGCATCGTGGCTGAGAGCGAGGGGCTGACGAGCATGCTAACCATTCACCAGACGGACAAAGCGATATTCAGGCTGACTGAGGCCCACTCTGAGCCACGAGAAGAAACACAAACTGATAAAGACAGTGACCTAAACCAGAATGAGACGGAGACCTGCCCAGGAGAGGCGAAAGCAGCCCTGAAAGCCTACCGAGCTCAGTTTGACGACACTAGCTTTGCCTCAGAAATCACCTTAAACTACCAGCTGACTCATATTGAAGCTGAGGACTCCCGCTTTCATCAGCTCTTCAGCATCCACCTCCACTTCAGCCTCACAGACGACCACTATGAAGAACTGAGTGACATCAGTGTCCCGTGTCTGTTCAGAGAGAGGCCGTCGGCCAAGGTGAGGCTGAGACTGAAGCCCAGGCGGCCCTACCCCACCACCCTCCGTGCCAGCGCCGTCTTCACCACCCAGGACGGACTCTCCTGGCTCACCGTCCTCCCAGACATCCACGTGGCTTTCCAGCAGGCCTTCATGCCTCCGCCTGCTCCCCCGGCCTGGGGACGAGGTGGCAGACTGAGCTTGTTCGAGGGTTTATGGGATGAAATCAGctctgagagcagagagaaggacCAGGCCACCAGCCTGTTCTGCTGCCAGCTGAAGGAAGCAGCTCTGATTGCCTTGGTGGAGAAACACTTCCTCCCCTACCTTATATCAGATCTGTCTGATAAAGAAGAGTTCAAAGTGCTTTTCTTCCTCCCACCACGGCTTCACATGCTGCTGAAGATCAGGTCGGAGGAAGACACCGTGCACTTCAACATCGCCACGGATTCCTGGCTGCTTCTGCCTCACATAAGTTCTTATCTACTGACAATCACGTCCTCACAGAAAGACACTCACAACTGA
- the lg2h1orf50 gene encoding uncharacterized protein C1orf50 homolog — protein MDRTVSLPSQPDKPTTVTLVETSSAPSGLELVSPYQTTRVGDPTDLVALAAQVQKGDDFIKANACNKLTVIADQIRYLQEQAREVLEKAKRDADLHHAACNIVKKPGNMYYLYQRPSGQKYFSIISPEEWGPSCPHLFVGAFKLQHDMSWTPVDEVEKRDSEIAIMNKLLSQQTALPPYTGPNFQGLPGE, from the exons ATGGACAGGACGGTCAGCCTTCCCAGTCAGCCCGACAAACCCACCACAG tgacTCTGGTTGAGACCAGCAGCGCCCCCAGCGGGCTGGAACTGGTCAGTCCCTACCAGACCACCAGAGTGGGAGACCCCACGGACCTGGTGGCCCTGGCAGCACAAGTACAGAAG GGAGATGATTTCATTAAAGCCAACGCTTGCAACAAACTGACAGTCATTGCTGACCAGATCAGATACCTGCAGGAACAGGCGAGAGAG GTGTTAGAAAAGGCTAAAAGAGATGCTGACCTCCACCATGCTGCCTGCAACATTGTGAAAAAACCAGGCAACATGTATTACCTCTACCAGCGGCCATCTGGACAGAAGTACTTCTCCATCATCTCTCCTGAG GAATGGGGTCCAAGTTGCCCCCACCTATTTGTCGGTGCATTCAAACTTCAACACGACATGTCCTGGACCCCCGTAGACGAGGTGGAGAAGAGGGACTCCGAGATCGCTATCATGAACAAACTTCTCAGCCAGCAGACCGCCTTACCACCGTACACCGGACCCAACTTCCAGGGCCTTCCAGGGGAATAA